Within the bacterium genome, the region TTTCACACCGTGAAAGTACGAGGTTGCGAATATTGCGAATCTGCTTTATTTTGGGCTATGAAGTTTAATCATTCAATTGTCTGGCTTCGCCGCGATCTGCGATTGCACGATCATACGGCATTAGCACATGCGATCGAAAACAGCCGTACGGTTTCACTGATTTTTATTTTTGATCCTTCAATCATTAAAAACCTTCCTCCCACTGACCGCCGATTGACGTTTATTTGGGAATCGCTGGTAGATATCGACAAGCAGCTACGCTTATCCGGAGGTGCGGCAGTCCATAAATTTCACGCCTTGCCGGAAAAAGTATTACCTGAATTATTTCAAACCTGCTCCATCGATGCACTTTTTTTTAATCATGATTACGAACCTGTGGCTATGCAACGCGACACTGCGATCGACCGACTCGGTCGAGAAGCCGGCGTGCATGTTCAATCGTTTAAAGATCAGGTTGTTTTTGAAAAAAACGAAATACTCAAAGACGATCGGACACCTTACAAAGTATTTACCGCTTACAAAAATAAATGGCTCAAGGAGTACGAAACGCTTCTTCCCGAAAATGTACGACCTGCGGTTAATAACCTCACCAAAATCGTTTCTCTGAATACAAATTTTCCGAAAGTAAACGGACTTGAAAATATTAAATTCCACCGGCAAGAAAATTTTATCAAAGGCGGCGAATCGGAAGCCCAAAAAACATGGAAGCAGTTTTCAATAAGTTTTTTAAATGATTATGATCGTCTCCGCGATTTACCGGGCGAAGATCAAACGTCGCGTCTTTCACCGTTTTTACGTTTTGGAAATATTTCAGTAAGACAGTTATTGCTGGAAATAAAAAATTATTCTTCGAGCGGTTCAAAAATTTATATGAGCGAATTAATCTGGCGGGAATTTTTTATGATGATTTTATATCATTTTCCCCACGTTGTACAGCAATCGTTCAATAAGCCCTTCGATAAAGTCCGGTGGTTGAATAATGAAAAGTGGTTTGAAGCATGGTGCAAAGGACGGACTGGATTCCCGATCGTCGATGCCGGAATGCGTCAGCTTAGCGAAACCGGATGGATGCATAATCGCGTACGGATGATCACGGCGTCGTTCCTTGTCAAACATCTGCACATAGACTGGCGCTGGGGTGAAAAGTATTTTGCAGAAAAATTATTGGACTACGAGTTATCGAGTAATAACGGCAACTGGCAATGGGCGGCAGGCACCGGTGTTGACGCGGCGCCTTATTTTCGTATTTTTAATCCGATCACACAAAGTAAAAAGTTTGACCCGGAAGGCGTCTACATCCGGCGATGGATTCCTGAATTAAGAGAATTATCGGCAAAATTAATTCACAATCCTTCCGGTATCAATCAGTACCCGTCTCCGATCATTGATTTGGACAAAGAACGGAAAGTGTGTTTGGATCTTTATAATCTTCGCAGTTAGCACTCAATTCATTGTCATCGTTTTCACGGCGTTTTCGATCAACCGGCCATTACGCTCGCCGATCTGCTGGCGCCACATCGCGTAATACAAGCCTTTAGCTTCAAGCAACTCTCCGTGTTTTCCCGTTTCGGCAATTTTCCCTTTTTCCAAAACAAAAATTTTGTCCGCGTGCATGATCGTCGATAAGCGATGCGCAATTATGATCGTCAGGTGATTTTGCCTTGCGGAAATGGAACGAATTGTTTCCGTAATCTCTTCTTCGGTCAGCGAATCCAATGCCGACGTGGCTTCATCAAATACCAGGATCGTCGGTTTTCTGAGAAGCGCCCGTGCAATGGACAACCGTTGTTTTTCACCGCCGGAAACTTTGACGCCGCCTTCGCCGATCACGGTGTCCAGGCCCTTATCCGCCCGCGCCAACAGGCTTTGGCAAGCGGCTTTCTGCAATACATCCATACATTCTTCGTCCGTCGCTTGAGGGTTGACGAATAAAAGATTTTCGCGTATGGTTCCTGAAAATAATTGCGTGTCTTGTGTGACAAAACCGATCTGTCCGCGCAACGAATCCAGATCGACGGCTCCGCTCGGATGTTCGTTATATAAGATTTGCCCGCTTTGAGGAATATAGAGACCGACAAGTAATTTGACCAATGTGGTTTTGCCGGCGCCGGACGGTCCGACAAACGCCAACGTTTCTCCGACCCGCGCTTCAAATGAAATATCCGTCAATGCGTGAAAATTCGACGTCAGATGTTTAAAACTCACATTGTCAAAGGATAGACTGGAGATCTCCGGCACATGCACGGGACGCTCGGGTTTCGGGTCCTTCGGCGTTTGCAGAATATCCTGAAAGTTTTTGAGTGAAACTTCCGCTTCCCGGTAGACATTGATCACATTGCCCAGTTCCTGCAACGGACCGAAAATAAAAAACGAATAAATAAACAGTGAGAAAAATTCACCCACCGTTATCTGACGATCAAAAATAAGATACAGCATCACAAACATAATTGTTGTACGCAGGAAATTAACAACCGTTCCTTGAATGAAACTCAAGCTTCGCAGATAACGGACTTTTTTTAATTCGAGCTGTAAAATTTTACCGGTGGTGCCATTGAGACGTTCGATCTCCTGTTGAGCAAGACCGAGGCTTTTGACTAACTCGATATTACGCAACGATTCCGTTGTCGAGCCGGCCAGCGCCGTCGTTTCCGCCACGATGTCTTTCTGGACTTTTTTAATTTTTTTACTGAGTACGGAACTCAGGTACCCGATCAACGGAATGGTCAAAAAATAAATAGGCGCAATCAGCCAATGAACGCTGATGGCATAAATCGTTACAAAAATTACGCCGACGATGGACGTAAACAAAATATTGATGAAGGCTGAAATCAAACGTTCCGTGTCGGTTCGAACTTTCTGCAATTTCCCCAGCGTCTCGCCGCTGCGTTGGTCTTCGAATACCGAATACGGTAATTCCAATGAATGACGGATGCCGTCCGAATATATTTGCGCGCCTAACCGTTGAGTAACGACATTAACAAAATAATCCTGAAAATTTTTGGCAATACGTGAAACCATGGCGACGCCGACTGATGCGCCTAACAACATGAATACTCCGCGAAAAAACTGCTCGGTAGTATATTCGCTATACCGCGTCGCATATTCGTCAATGACCTTTTTCAAAATCCACGGATCGAGCAGAGAAAAAACCTGGTTGATCGCCGCCAGAACCAAAGCCAGTACCACCAATTTCCAATATTCTTTAAGATAATTCAGTAACAGTTGCATAACCGCTTTCTTTAATAAGTCGGAAAATGTATTATTTGGATTTAATAAGCCCGCCAATATACACATTTACAGCCGAGAATCCACTTGCATTTATTGGCTATGAGGACTAAGTTTGAATAAGTTTAAACGCAGAACGTTTGAAATAATTTCATAATTTGATAGTTTTATAAGACGATAAGACTCTATAAGAAAGGTCATAAGGAATGAATCTCTCATCGCATACGAATACGGAGCAATTTAAAAAAGAATTCGAAGAGTTTCTTAAAGGCAAATACGGCAGCGGTGACCCTGAACAGGACTCAATGGGCGCTAAAGCCGGCACCAAGAGCTCTGATTCTGAATCTGAAATCAATTTCGACCTTAAACCCGAAGAACTTGAAGCATACCTGAAACAATTTGTCGAGTGTCAGGATGAAGCCATTGAAATCATGGCCACTAAAATTGCGACGCATTACAACCGGATGAAACTGGAAGATACGTTGACGGAAGAGCAAAAGCTCGTCGGTAATATTAAAAGCAATGTATTGATGATCGGCCCTACCGGCGTCGGCAAAACGTATATTGTCAAACTGATTGCCAACAAAATCGGCGTACCGTTTGTCAAGGGCGATGCGACGAAATTCAGCGAAACCGGTTACGTCGGCGGCGACGTGGAAGACCTGATCCGTGATCTCGTGCGGGAAGCCGACGGCGATATCAAACGCGCGGAATACGGCATCGTCTACCTCGATGAAATCGACAAAATTGCATCGGCGACAAATTTTCGTGGCATCGATGTTTCGCGTACCGGCGTTCAGCGAAACTTGCTCAAATTGATGGAAGAATCGGAAGTCGATCTGCGCGTCCCGCACGATATGGCTTCGCAGATGGAAGCGGCTATGGAAGCTCAACGCACCGGGAAAGTTGTACGCAAAAAAGTAAACACCAAAAATATCTTGTTCGTGATGAGCGGTGCGTTCTCAGGACTCGACGACATTATCCGTAAACGCGTACAACAAAAGCGTATGGGTTTCGGTTCCGATCCTACGCGATCAGCCGACGTAAGCAAAAGCGACTTATTCCGGCGCATCAAAACCGAAGACCTGCTTGAATACGGGTTTGAATCCGAATTTGTCGGGCGATTGCCTGTTCTGGCCGTTCTCAACGAGTTGACGGTCGATGCCTTGTTCAATATTCTGAAAAATGAAAACAGCAGCGTGACGCTCAGCAAAAAACGCGACTTCCAGGCCTACGGCATCGACATAAATTTTGACGATGATGCCCTACGGATATTCGCCGAACGCGCTCACCGGCAAAAAACAGGCGCCCGCGGTTTGGTCAACATTCTCGAAAACGTACTGATCAAATACGAGAAAAAACTTCCGTCAACGCAGATCCGCAAATTTCGCGTTACTAAAGACGTCGTGGAAAATCCTGATACGGAACTGAATAAATTGCTTACGTACAGTTCGATGAAGGAATTTCAGGAAACCTTCCTCCGCAATCACGGAATCGTATTTGAATTTTCTGATACCGCGATTAATCGTATTTCCAAACGAGCCGGCGAAATCAAAAGCACTTTCAATCTGATTGCTCGTGACTTGTTCAAAGATTATGAATACGGATTGAAGCTGGCCGGAAAAACGAATTTCGTCGTCAGCGAAGAAGTGATCGACGATCCGAGAAAATATTTGGATGAACTGATCAAGTCATCCTACGGTAATAAATAAAAAATTCAATTTCCTGAAAGCACGTTTATGAAAAACGTTGTCATAATCGACGGTGTGCGTACTCCTTATATCAAAGCCGGTACGCTTTTCAACAAACTCACGGCGGTCGATCTTGGAAAACTGACCATACACGAATTGCTCGCCCGCACGAACATGTCCGCAGATCAGATCGATGAAGTGATCGTCGGCAATATTGCCCAACCGCCGGAAGCAACAAATGTGGCACGTATCATCGCTTTGGAATCAGGTATTCCCAAGAATATCCCGGCATTCACCGTACAACGCAATTGTGCCAGCGGCATGCAGGCCGTTGCTGATGCGTATTTACGTATTTCTTCAGGAATGGCCGACGTGATTATCGCGGGAGGAGTGGAATCGATGAGCAACATTCCCCTGCTTTTCGCGCAAACGTTCACGGATAAATTTGCTGAATTTTATAAAGCACGCTCGTTCGGACAAAAGCTCGGCGCGTTGAGCAAATTAAAATTACGCGACTTGAAACCGGTGATCGGGTTGCAACTCGGCCTCACCGATGGTTATTGTGGACTTAATATGGGCGAAACGGCCGAAGTGCTGGCTAAAGAATACGGCGTCAGCCGGCAGGAACAAGACGAATTTGCCGTCATGAGTCATCAACGCGCTACCAAAGCAACCGACGACGGAATTTTAAAACAAGAGATCGCACCGGTTTATCTTCCGCCATCTTATAAAAACGTTGTCGATGAAGATAACGGCATCCGCAAAAATCAAAACATGGAAGCGCTGGCTAAATTGCGCCCTGTTTTTGACCGACGATTCGGCACTGTTACAGCAGGCAATTCCAGCCAGATCACGGACGGTGCGGCGTTTGTCCTCGTAATGTCGGAAGAAAAAGCCAAAGCGCTGGGCTACGATATTCTCGGATACATCCGCGGTTTCGGTTTCGCCGGACTTGATCCTGAACGCATGGGTCTCGGTCCCGTTTTCAGTACGCCGATCGCACTGAAACGCGCCGGATTAGCCATGAAAGATATTCAATTGGTCGAAATGAATGAAGCTTTTGCCGCGCAAGTCATTGCCAACGAACGGTGTTTTGCATCGAAAAAATTTGCCAATGAAAAATTGGATCTGTCTGAACCGCTCGGAGAAATCGGCCGTGAACGCTTGAACGTTAACGGCGGCGCGATTGCGTTAGGTCACCCCGTCGGTTCATCTGCAACTCGATTGATCGTTACGTTGTTGAAAGAAATGAAACGCCGGCAATTGCAATTCGGTCTCGCGACGTTGTGTATCGGCGGCGGTCAAGGCGGCGCGATGGTGTTGGAAAGAAAATAGACTAATGAAAAATATCACTCTGAATAGATAGCGTAGCGAAAATTTCGTTACGCTATCATTTTTTTAAAACTTGATTTTATAATGAACATTTTTTCTGCCGAAGAACTCGCCCGTTACAGCCGGCATATTATCTTACCTGAATTCGGTCTTGAAGGACAAAAAAAACTTAAAGACGCCAAAGTCCTTGTGATTGGAACCGGAGGGCTTGGCAGCCCGATGCTGCTGTATCTTGCTGCCGCAGGAGTGGGTACGATTGGAATTGTCGATTTCGATATCGTCGACGAAAGTAATTTACAAAGACAGGTTTTATTTCAGGTCAAAGACGTCGGCCAGCCGAAAGTTGTAGCCGCAAAAGCGCGCCTTGAGGGACTCAATCCGCACATTCATATAATCACGCATCACTGCATGCTCAGTTCGCAAAATGCAATGGACATTCTTCGTGACTACGATGTCATTGCGGATGGCACGGACAATTTTCCCACTCGTTACTTGGTTAACGATGCATGCGCCTTATTGAATAAGCCATTGGTTTACGGTTCGATTTTCCAGTTTGACGGCCAGGTGTCCGTGTTCAATTTCACAGATTCAAACGGCGCTGTCGGGCCTAACTATCGCGATCTTTTTCCAACACCGCCGCCGCCGGGACTGGTTCCAAGTTGCGCTGAAGGAGGCGTTTTGGGCGTTTTACCAGGAATTATCGGGAGCATGCAGGCGAATGAAGTGATCAAAATCATTACCGGCATCGGCGAACCTTTGTCCGGACGATTATTACTTTTCGATGCATTAAAATTTGAAACACGCATTTTAAAATTTTCACGTGACGAGAGCAATCCCATCAACGGAACAAATCCATCGATTCGTCACCTGATCGACTATGATGAATTCTGCGGTATTACGCACAAGCCTGACGATACCATACGTGACGTTTCCGTCGACGAACTTAAACGCATGATCGATGCACGCGCCGATTTCCAATTGATCGACGTACGGGAACCGTTTGAATATGATCTCGTTCATCTCGACGCGGAATTGATACCGTTAAAATCGATTGCAGAAAAGATCGATAAGATTGTGCGTAATAAACCGGTTGTTGTCTACTGTAAATCCGGAATGAGAAGCGCCAAAGCGATCCGGGAATTACAAATAACATTCGGCCTCACTAATCTTTACAATCTTAAAGGCGGCATCATAGAATTTATCAACCGGATTGATCCGTCAATGCCGAAATACTAATCACCGCACATCGTACCGCAAGAACGCCACGAATACGCTGACTAAAGCAATCCCGCTAAAAACAACCAATAAGGACAAATCCATCATAAGATCGCTGAGGATGTCGCCCGTATTTCTTTTCGGATGCTGAAAGTGAGGAATTTCATCCGCACTGATAGTTTTTTTCATGTCCGGTACCTGAACGTTGAATCCTTTTCTACTGTCAACTGTCACCCTCAAACCTTCGCCTCCACTTTCTTTGCTTTTTTTCTGAATAAAATCAGAAAAAACGACATGGTAATCGTTCAACGTTTGTTCATAGCGTTTCTTGATAAAAATATCCGTTTCAGCCAAATTCATAGCTGCAAGTTGAAACGATGATGCCGGAGAAAATCGAGACAAAGCAAAACCGGTCTTGACTTGTTGCAATTTACGATTCTCCATATCCTCATTAATTTGCTTTGAATATCTTGCTACATCTTCCTGCATAGCTTTACGCGCTACATCATCTTCTTCCAACCAACTCCACAATTTTTGCTCACGGTAAGCTTCCCGATCTTTTTCAGGGATTTTATCCAGTTCATTATTACGGCGTTCCCATGTTTTTTGTACGCCTTCACGGTATTTTTCCCACTGCGATTTTGAATAGCCGTCGATCTGGCTGTCAATTTCCGCCGCGGAAGGCACTTGAATAATTTGCCCTGCGATCATGATCGCAGCCCGCGGCACGATCAGCGTCAAAACAATCCAACTGACCAACAATATCATAAACGATGTTGCCGAGCGCTGAGTCAATGATGAAACCAGCAGGCCGAGTATCATAAAAAACGTAAAATATACAATAGCCAAACCAAACAAACTTAATAGGCGGAGCCAGTGATCCGCCGAAAGTGGAATTTGATAAACCAGTAACAGCAGTAACCCCAGCAATAATGGAATCAATAACGGCACAACAAGCCCTATCCATGAACCAATTAATTTGGCTACGATCAGCGTCGATTTCGGAACAGCATTCGCGAGTGTTAATTTTAATGTACCGCTTTCGCGTTCGCCGTTAACGGCATCGTAGGTAAAAAGAATTGCAAATAATGACAGGACAATGACGACAATGAAATTAAAATCAAGAAAACGAAAAACGGCATATATCAATTCCTGAGAGTACGCACTTTCCATCAGTTTTACAGGCGTCCAGACGCTGATCGGCGCAAACCGCCCGATGTCATAATTAACGCCCAAAACAATAATTTGCAGCGGATCGGGATAGCGGTAGACCCGATTGACCGCGCCCGACCAGGTTGTCCGTTCACGCAGGCTTTGTTGGTTCATCGCCTGCCCGGTTTCGAATTGAGCTACCGTCACACGATATTCCTGAATGCCCACAAAAAAGCTCAGCAGGATCAAAATGGAACACACCAGAAAAGTGCCAAAAAATTTCGGGCTGGTCAGAATAAATTTGAACTCTTTTTCAACGATCGTCCACACCATAACGACACCTTTAGTTTTTTTATCAATCAAAGCAATTGTCAACGCACGTCAAATTTTAAAAACGCCCAAATTGCTCCGGCGAAAAATATTAAATTGAACCCAATCAATAATCCGAGATCGGTTAACGCAGGCGTAATGTATTCGCCGTTACTCAATGTTTGAAATTGGAATGCAGGAATTTCATAAGGATTGATAGGTTTCGGTTTTTCCTGAGGCGCGCCGCCAACCTGGATCCGAACCATGTGTCCGCCGGTTTCACCGTTATTTTTAGATTTGATGAATTGAGCGAAACTCTGTTGGTACGATCGCGCCTGATCGAGAAATTGCTGTTCAATGCCCTGTGACGTACCCGCAAGGTTCATCACCGCGAGCGATAGCGATGCGGTGGGAGAAAAACGCGCAATCCGGAATGCCCATTCGCGCTGAACCGTTTGCCGATTATTCCGGTCTTCATTCAAACGCTGATTGAACTCGGCGATTTTGGCTTCGCGCTCATCCCGCGTTTTGTTCATAAATGTATTGAAAGACGCAATGGCTTGTTCAGGATCGTTACTAGGAGCTACGAAGGCATTGATCTTCTGCATATCCTCCGTCCATAGCTGCGATTGATTACGGAATTTCTGCGCATGAATTTCATCAATCGAAGGAACGTCGATCGCCCGGCCGGCCAACAAAATGGATGTACGCGGAATGATCAAAACGAAAAAAATCCAAACGATCAAAAGGATCAAGAACGAATACGATGAACGTTCGGTTTTAGCCGAAACAAAAATTGATAAATTCAGAAAAACTGCAAAAAATAAAAGACCCGCAAAAACAATCAGGCTCAAACGCAGCCATTCCGATCCGTTCATCGGGATTCCCATAATGATCAACAAAATACATCCGATCAGAATCGGCACTAACATCGGACCAATAATGGAAATAAATACGCCGCACAGTTTGGCAAGAATGTAACGATCTTTTGGAACGGCATTGGCAAAAGTTAATTTCAAAGTACCTTGTTCCTTCTCACCATTGACGGCGTTATACGCCAGCAAAATGGCGAACAACGATAAAATCACCTGGAAGACAAATTCCAAATCAAGAAACCGGAATACGGCATAAACCGGGTCTTCACCGTACCGGCTGTTTTCAGAAATCAATTCGCCCACTGTTTCAACTTTAATGGATCGTCCCACGTCATTGGATAAACCTGAAATCAAAGCGGCGAGCGGCGACGGTGGCAGAAAAACCTGAGTCTCAACCTGGCCCCATTCCGTAAGGCCTTCCATTTGCCTGATGTTTTCGCGCATCGACGCTTCATATTGAGCGCGGTTGACCTGATAATTGCGCGCTCCGACATAAAATGCCAAAAGGATCAGGATAGCGCACACACTGAACGAAAAAACAAATTTTACCGAGCCGATCATCTCGCGAATTTCTTTTAATACTATAGTTTTAAACATAATGCACCTTTAGTATGGGTTATGCAGACAGCGGTTCCATATAACCGGCCATGAATTGCACATACAATTTTTCAAGATCTTCGCCTTCAAGTTCCTTTTGCGCGCGCTGCATAACGAGTTGCCCTTGGTTCATAATGCCTACCACGTCCGAACTTTCTTTAGCGCGGAAGATATCGTGCGTCGACATCAGAATAGCTTTTTGTTCTTCACGTAACTCCATGAGCAGTTTCATAAATTCAAACCCGGCTTTAGGATCCAGTCCGGAAGTCGGTTCGTCTAAAATAATTGCGGGTGCATCTTTCAAAATCGCAATCGCAATGCCGCATTTTTGTCGCATGCCTTTCGAAAATCCTTTCAGTTTTCTGTCAAACGCTTCTTTTTGCAAACCGACGCGCATTAAAACAGACTCCAGCTCTTTATTTGAATGCTGTTTTCCGGCGAGTTTGGTAAAATATTCGAGATTTTCAATCGCAGTGAAATTGGGATACAGCATGACGTTCTCTGAAACAAACGCTATTTTCGTTTTCGCGGCCAGCGGTTGTTGATGCGTCACAATACCGTCAACGAGCGCTTCACCTTCCGTAGGATTAATGAAATTTAAAAAAATATTGATGGTGGTAGTTTTGCCGGCCCCGTTACCGCCAAGCATCGCGTATATCTGCCCGGGCAATACTCTGAACGATACGCCATCCAGCGCCAGCGTCTGATCTTCATAACGTTTGGTTAAATTTCTTGCTTCCAGCATCGGACTCATACGTTTCTCCTTTTATTTTCGTGTCAACTTGATCCCAAACCATACAATTCCGCCAACGACGCCGAGAATAAGCGCTACAATCAACAGCGTGCCTAAAACATTGGCTTGCGGTAACATTTCAATCGTGATGGTTTTATCTTCGCCATTCACCGGCTGATTTTCTGATACCGATGATGTACGTACCCTGATTTCATATTTACCCACCGCAACATCGGCCGGAGGAATAAATTGAAAATGAAAGCTCTTTTCCTCACCGATATCCAACGACGGAATAACCAACGGAGTGATTTCCTTTTTCCAATTAAGCGGCATGTCAAGCTCGGCTTTGATATTATCCAATCGACGCGAGCCTTCGTTTTTTACGTCCACCGTTGCCTCGACCGTTTCTCCGGTTAAAGCGGAATAATACAATTTCGGCGCACGCACGAGTAACTTAGCATTGCCGCGAGGAATCAATTCCAGCTTCACAAAACCGACGTTGAGTTTTTCAATTTCTTCACGCGTCCAGTTTCTTTGTTTCCAATCGTTCACTGAAGCAAGTTTTTCCTGCGGTATCACCAGCACATAAAATGGAATTGAACGATCAATACCGACGGCTTCCGTCGGCCGATCCGGTAAAAAAATACGAAGCGAAGCTTTGCGCGTGTTCGCTGATTCGGTGAATTTAAATTGGCTCAGCTTCGCCTCGGAAGCAGGATCGGTAAAATAACGCGTAATTTCCGGCGGCAGATTCACGACTTCGAGCTTGAACGTGTTATCTTTGCCGCTGAAAAGCTCGAGTGAAAAATCGAATTGTGCCGTTCCGCCCAGATCGGCTTCCTGAGAAAACTGTTCCGACTGTACGAGCACTTTGTTTTCCGACGCGTCTTTTTGCAAATAAATTTTCATACTGCGGGACGAACCGTTACCGTAAATAATATTCACTGTCACTGCATCAAGATCCTGAAGCAGAATAAAATCGACTGATACCGGTTTGCCGTATTGCAATTCGGCAATCTTTGTTTCGTACGGCTGGCTGACAATGGCGCCTTCAGAGTTGAGCAGCGAGACGTAAACATTATTAATGAAATCCGGCTGCAGCG harbors:
- a CDS encoding ABC transporter ATP-binding protein, which produces MLEARNLTKRYEDQTLALDGVSFRVLPGQIYAMLGGNGAGKTTTINIFLNFINPTEGEALVDGIVTHQQPLAAKTKIAFVSENVMLYPNFTAIENLEYFTKLAGKQHSNKELESVLMRVGLQKEAFDRKLKGFSKGMRQKCGIAIAILKDAPAIILDEPTSGLDPKAGFEFMKLLMELREEQKAILMSTHDIFRAKESSDVVGIMNQGQLVMQRAQKELEGEDLEKLYVQFMAGYMEPLSA